AGAGAAAGGTTTTAACTTGGCCACAACGGGATCAATGCTACCTGGGAAACATAAGACAAAACAAGGAAAAATGTTGTAAAACAAAAAAGCTGAGGCAGTTAGAACAGCTTTGTTGCCGGGGATCTATGAATTAGATATAATACCATTAATTGACACCTAAGTACAGCAAAATCATTAGAACTTCATATCATTAGCATCGAATTTTGTTGAAGGCATGCTAGCTCTTTGATGGCTGTTTAATCATGAAAGCATATTTAAATTCAAGTAGATAGCATATAGAGGGAGAGAGAGTAGAAAGACTTTCTCATAATAAGACAAGCATATGACTTGTGGGCATTCATATCACAAGATTGATAATCAAGgttgaaaaaagaaaataaaggatgAAGATAGAAATTGCAGCCTTACCCAGCACAACGGTTGAATGCAAAAACAAATTTGCTTTACAAGACAATCAACCGGACTATCTGCCCCAAATACTTGAAGGACTTCGTTGCTTCTTTTAAACATTTGTTTTTCACATCTCGGGGCCAGTGCTGCAGTTATAGGTTAGAAAAATAAGAGGATAATCCCCAATTAAAATCTAATGCAAAGCCAAATCAAATATACTTGTCTCAAGCAATCAACCTCTCCAAGCATATTGAGATTCTCACGTGTCCACTTCAGCAATTCTTGAACATCTCCCTCCCATCTGTAAAATTCCAAATCTCTCCCTTCTAGAAGCTTCTCAGAGACCTAAATAAAGTTTGAAAAGTTTTAAGAATGGTAAGGCCTTCTAtggaagaaaatttttttttcaatgtcTCAAGTCTCCAAAGGAAACAGCCATTCAAACATTCAAAGCAACTAGAACAGGTAAGAGAAAATCAATGCATTCAAACAAATAGGCAAACGCAACTTGATTTATACTTTGAAGAAAGTAAGATGAGACTATAATAGACATGCATTAGCATGATCAAGTTGTCACTATGTGTTCTCTAATTAAATTTGTATAATCCAGAGAGCactaaataataaataaagaaataaaaccaATGCAAAGTTCTTCAATGTCTTTGCCTTGCCCAAATTATTTTGGGGGCAGCTGCAGATACTGTGTCATTTTGAATCACTGTCCGATGATGGATAGCTATAGCATACAAGAAATCATGTTTCCTTCATATCTGGTTTTCTATTTCTTTATGGCTTCTGTATCtctttcaatttttaattaagCACCATAAACAAACATAAGCTGTGAAACCAAAAAATATCCATGAAAAAAGAGTTGGAAATTCTCAATGAGCAAATAGTTTGTCCACAGAAAAGGTCAGGCACGAATTGCTCAAATCCTAAGCAGCTAAAGATTTTCTAAGCTCTAAATGGAACTTCTTTTATATCACCAGCCATGAGGGCTTACTTAACTTGTAGGATGTCGATACTACAATTACAATTATTATCAATTTGGAAGCCTGATGCATATGATACTCCatctaaaaattttaagaatACACACAAGATACTAacttttatgaaatgttttgagaggACAAAGAAAAATCATGCTTCATAAAGCAATCACAAGGTCCCAAAGATCAACTCGGTTTCAGAAAAGCTTATAAGCTCATGTATAGAAAATGTATAATTTTTGTTTAATCAGGAGCACAAATAATAATCCAATCACACATGTATGCACACACCAACACACCTGTCTTGCTATCACTTGACCACTTGCTATGTGTGAGAAATATATATTATAGAAATGGCAGAGAAACAAAGGGGCACTCTTCTCTGCAAGATCCTCCAAATATTTGGCATATGAAACTCCAGGAGTACTAGGTTTAGGAATAGCAATATCCTGTTGGCTAAACCACTCAAGGTCTTTTGCAAGAACCCCTGATCGTTCCAATCCAGTTCTTCTAAAATAAGCatctgtaataaaaaaaaattaaaaaaaagaacatTAAATTATAGCAGGATTCAGCAAGCAGCTTTCCACCATAGACACATAATCATTCCTTGGCGCTAATATATGCATTGCCATCCTAGGCAACTACACATAAGTTCATTGCCATTATCcaagaaaaaaaatgataatttctATTATGCTTTTACACCATAATTGAGAATTATAACAAAGCAAGGATCAACAGAATCATATAATAGATTAAACCAAAACCCCTCAAAAACTAAAAACAATTCACAGAAAACTATAGCGACCAAGAACGGCAAATTTGAATGGCAGAAAATTGGGGACAAGAAGAGAAGCCAGATAAAAGGAAAGAGAAAAACTAACAAGAAACATCATCGGATTTATCAACAATACGCTCGACGGTGTCGAAAACGAGCTTGCTGTCAACCAGGTACTTAATGAACCCTTCCATACTGGGGACCCAACTTTCCCTATCACCCTCACCCGTGTTTTCTTCTTCCTTTGATACGCGGTCGTCTTGTGAATTTTGGGAATCATCATCCCCATCATCACTGTTAATAGACTCGCGGGTGTATTTGCCTTTGAGATTACGAAGCCTCATAGCAACGAATCTCATCTCTTCAGTAATGCCCTTTGTCTCTCCTGGGTACGGCTTCCTGTATCTCTTTCTCTTTCTAATAATCGGAAGACCAAACTTCGTCGTCGTCGTAGTTGTGGTTGAAAATGAAGAATTGGAATGGGAGCAACACATTATCAACTTTGTGGGGTATCTCTTATTCTCAGTTGGTACTATGAGCTTCAGTTGAGATGATGTGAATAATGAGTTTGGCAGTGCTTGACACGGTGCCATCGGTGCTTTTAAGACACTGCCCAGACTTTCTGGTTTCTGCTAGTATTCTTGTCTGCAACTGGAAGATGATGCAAACTCTTTGTTGGATTGAGAGGCTACGGTGGCAAGGGAAAGTAAGTAACGGTTTCAAGGAAATTTTACCTTGATTGAGAAGGAGGGGTGGGAAGAGTTAAGGGAATTGATGGTTTTTGGGAGGTTATTTGAGGGTTGAAACTATTCAAAATCCTCTAATTTTTAACTCATCAATTTGGATTGGAgaggttaaaaaaaattttatttgttgattttttatattacttgtattaatttaaaaaaaaagtttaaattaTCTCTCTTTACTataaattaacaaaatttataaaaaaaataattttataattttatatttaattttatcttttaatactatttaattaaataaaataaattataaaatttttatttactttattttttttaatataaataaaattattattttattttattatactatataattttttatttttttttatattactttATTAAACTTCTCTTCATCTCATCTAAACGAAGCATAAGGGCAGGGTTTGTTCTTCACCTAAGGCGCTGAGCTCAGTTCATATCAAGGCCTAGAGGCCCACTAAAAGGTGGCCAATTGAAATTGTATCAAAATCTAGGCTGCAAGGGCATTTACCTCATTTCCTCTGCTCAGGCCCGTGAACTCGTATTCGGTTTTCAGCCCAGCCAAGTCGTATACTTTCTGAAGAAAAAATCCTTGGTGCGGCAAATCGATGGCTATTAAGATATACA
This is a stretch of genomic DNA from Hevea brasiliensis isolate MT/VB/25A 57/8 chromosome 12, ASM3005281v1, whole genome shotgun sequence. It encodes these proteins:
- the LOC110664337 gene encoding probable inactive heme oxygenase 2, chloroplastic, which encodes MAPCQALPNSLFTSSQLKLIVPTENKRYPTKLIMCCSHSNSSFSTTTTTTTKFGLPIIRKRKRYRKPYPGETKGITEEMRFVAMRLRNLKGKYTRESINSDDGDDDSQNSQDDRVSKEEENTGEGDRESWVPSMEGFIKYLVDSKLVFDTVERIVDKSDDVSYAYFRRTGLERSGVLAKDLEWFSQQDIAIPKPSTPGVSYAKYLEDLAEKSAPLFLCHFYNIYFSHIASGQVIARQVSEKLLEGRDLEFYRWEGDVQELLKWTRENLNMLGEHWPRDVKNKCLKEATKSFKYLGQIVRLIVL